One window of the Chloroflexota bacterium genome contains the following:
- a CDS encoding YHS domain-containing protein, with product MEKVKDLVCGMMIDPEKAIATSEYKGKTYYFCAKGCKVAFDKDPEKYIQAEEKGK from the coding sequence ATGGAAAAAGTCAAAGACTTAGTCTGTGGGATGATGATCGATCCCGAGAAGGCAATCGCGACATCGGAATACAAGGGCAAGACCTACTACTTCTGTGCCAAGGGCTGCAAAGTTGCCTTCGACAAGGACCCGGAGAAATACATCCAAGCCGAAGAGAAAGGGAAGTAA
- a CDS encoding fructose-bisphosphate aldolase class I gives MAYQELEAVARAIVAKGKGILAADESTGTITKRFQRVNLPSTPETRRAYRNMLFTTPGVEAYLSGVILFDETIRQSADDGTPFPQVLAQKGIIPGIKVDTGAKDMAGFPGEKITEGLDGLRERLIEYRGMGAKFAKWRAVITIGPGIPTMACIAANAHALARYAALCQEQGLVPIVEPEVLMDGDHTIERCEEATAATLWAVFSALHEHRVVLEGTLLKPNMVLSGKDCPQQASVEQVAEATVRCLRRTVPAAVPGIVFLSGGQSPEQATEHLNAMNAMFDTPWELSFSYGRALQDPPLKAWKGDAANVPLAQKLFYHRAMCNGAARYGQYTKEMETAIAM, from the coding sequence ATGGCATACCAAGAATTGGAAGCAGTGGCGCGTGCCATTGTGGCGAAGGGCAAAGGAATCCTGGCCGCTGATGAGAGCACCGGCACCATCACCAAGCGCTTTCAGCGTGTGAACCTCCCCTCCACACCAGAAACCCGTCGTGCGTACCGCAACATGCTGTTCACTACGCCAGGCGTTGAAGCCTACCTCAGTGGCGTGATCCTGTTCGACGAAACCATCCGTCAGTCGGCTGATGATGGCACACCGTTTCCACAGGTATTAGCCCAAAAAGGCATCATTCCTGGCATCAAAGTGGATACGGGTGCCAAAGACATGGCGGGTTTCCCAGGCGAAAAGATCACCGAAGGCCTAGATGGACTGCGCGAGCGGCTCATCGAATACCGTGGGATGGGCGCCAAGTTCGCCAAGTGGCGTGCGGTCATCACCATTGGGCCTGGGATTCCCACCATGGCCTGTATTGCCGCGAACGCGCATGCACTGGCGCGCTATGCTGCACTGTGCCAGGAGCAGGGGTTGGTGCCTATTGTCGAGCCGGAAGTGCTAATGGACGGTGATCACACCATCGAGCGCTGCGAGGAAGCGACTGCCGCTACGCTGTGGGCGGTATTTTCCGCTTTGCACGAGCACCGCGTCGTGTTGGAAGGCACGCTGCTCAAACCCAACATGGTCCTCTCGGGCAAGGATTGCCCCCAGCAAGCGAGTGTGGAACAAGTGGCAGAAGCAACGGTGCGTTGCCTGCGGCGCACGGTACCGGCGGCAGTGCCGGGCATTGTCTTCCTATCCGGTGGGCAAAGCCCAGAGCAGGCCACGGAGCATCTCAATGCCATGAACGCCATGTTCGATACGCCTTGGGAGTTGAGCTTCTCGTACGGTCGAGCATTGCAGGATCCTCCGCTGAAAGCGTGGAAGGGCGATGCTGCCAACGTCCCTCTGGCGCAAAAACTCTTCTACCACCGTGCCATGTGCAATGGTGCGGCGCGCTACGGTCAGTATACCAAGGAAATGGAAACAGCGATAGCGATGTAG